One window of Methanothermobacter tenebrarum genomic DNA carries:
- a CDS encoding peptidylprolyl isomerase, giving the protein MAVKKGDFIRLEFTGRVKETGEVFDTTIEDVAKETGLKIKKVFGPVPVIVGGGHLIKGLDEAILGMDEGEEKHVELQPEEAFGKRDPNLVRLIPMIEFKRQGIKPRVGMSITLEGHEGRIQSIDGGRVRVDFNHELAGKTLEYDVKVKEIIRDDAEKVKSMIQLYYPLDKINLDKIQVEIDDGTVKIYMDELSRFDNRPYMDVTLSRFRIARDIWENMDVEKVEFVDVFTKKEKED; this is encoded by the coding sequence ATGGCAGTGAAAAAGGGAGATTTTATAAGATTAGAATTCACAGGACGAGTCAAGGAGACCGGTGAGGTCTTCGACACCACTATAGAAGATGTTGCCAAGGAGACCGGTCTTAAGATCAAAAAGGTCTTCGGGCCGGTTCCCGTGATTGTTGGGGGAGGCCATCTTATCAAGGGATTGGATGAGGCAATTCTTGGCATGGATGAAGGAGAGGAAAAGCATGTTGAACTTCAACCCGAGGAAGCTTTTGGTAAAAGGGATCCTAACCTCGTAAGGCTTATACCGATGATTGAATTTAAAAGGCAGGGTATTAAGCCGAGGGTTGGGATGAGCATAACCTTGGAGGGTCATGAGGGCAGGATCCAGAGTATAGATGGTGGTCGTGTCCGTGTAGATTTTAACCATGAGCTCGCAGGTAAAACACTTGAATATGATGTTAAGGTTAAGGAGATAATCAGGGATGACGCGGAGAAGGTTAAGAGCATGATACAATTATATTATCCATTGGATAAGATCAACCTTGATAAGATCCAGGTTGAAATCGATGATGGTACAGTTAAAATTTACATGGATGAGCTGAGCCGTTTCGATAACAGACCATACATGGATGTGACCCTTTCAAGGTTCAGGATTGCCAGGGACATCTGGGAGAACATGGACGTTGAAAAGGTAGAATTTGTTGACGTGTTCACAAAAAAGGAAAAAGAGGATTAG
- a CDS encoding nucleotidyltransferase family protein encodes MKVDYSFIEKIIREDSQLIVADAEQTPLYGGSLSDRPIIADFTEYSPLHRGHRHCMFQSKKRIPDGLFVAVIPGPLERSGRGLPYIMTRRARAKAAIMVGADVAVEGPPMGVMGSGQYSLCLAKMFKALDADYIPRGYKPMVGFQEILDRINRGHRVVPRPYRIVDLETGETILEGKLEEDNYVILSLSRALGKIGFDFKGKFIFVERLEGISGTRIREAASKGRLEDVVDMLPPETLRVLKDEISQGRAPLHETRLEDRIIENANRLGRDELLDLNLLDEKTVNAIIENRPFNSIGEILACIPRGFSRHYKNRILSVLEAKVHKGLISKYIENYPSTIRILDYKDEEVLKEFKDRIPHRRLEIWQ; translated from the coding sequence ATGAAGGTTGACTATTCATTCATAGAAAAGATTATCAGGGAAGATTCTCAGCTTATAGTAGCTGATGCTGAACAGACTCCATTGTATGGGGGTTCATTATCTGATAGGCCTATTATAGCTGATTTCACAGAATATTCTCCGTTACATAGGGGCCATAGGCATTGTATGTTCCAGTCGAAAAAGAGGATACCTGATGGTCTGTTCGTGGCGGTTATCCCAGGGCCCTTGGAGCGGAGTGGAAGGGGTTTGCCTTATATAATGACGAGAAGAGCCCGTGCAAAGGCTGCTATAATGGTGGGGGCTGATGTTGCAGTGGAGGGACCCCCAATGGGTGTTATGGGTTCTGGACAATATTCTCTTTGTCTTGCGAAGATGTTCAAGGCTCTTGATGCTGATTATATCCCGAGGGGTTATAAGCCGATGGTGGGTTTCCAGGAGATCCTGGATAGGATAAACAGGGGGCATAGGGTGGTTCCACGCCCTTATAGGATAGTTGACCTTGAAACTGGCGAGACAATATTGGAGGGTAAACTTGAAGAGGATAACTATGTCATCTTATCACTCTCAAGGGCCCTTGGGAAGATAGGATTCGATTTTAAGGGCAAGTTCATCTTCGTAGAACGCCTAGAGGGTATAAGCGGAACCCGGATCAGGGAGGCCGCGTCGAAGGGTCGGCTCGAGGATGTGGTGGACATGTTACCCCCTGAAACCCTCAGGGTTCTCAAGGATGAGATCAGCCAAGGCAGAGCACCATTACATGAAACCCGCCTCGAGGATAGGATAATAGAAAATGCAAACCGTCTAGGACGTGATGAACTCCTAGACCTTAATCTTTTGGATGAAAAAACAGTCAATGCTATCATAGAAAATAGACCATTCAATAGTATAGGGGAGATCCTAGCCTGTATCCCGAGGGGTTTTAGTAGACATTATAAAAATCGTATATTATCTGTGCTAGAGGCAAAAGTTCATAAGGGGCTGATCTCTAAATATATAGAAAATTATCCCTCCACCATCAGGATATTAGATTATAAGGATGAAGAGGTTTTAAAGGAGTTTAAAGATAGAATACCACATAGGAGGCTAGAGATATGGCAGTGA